From a single Myxocyprinus asiaticus isolate MX2 ecotype Aquarium Trade chromosome 33, UBuf_Myxa_2, whole genome shotgun sequence genomic region:
- the LOC127424407 gene encoding EMILIN-3-like, translated as MNLQCFLHLRILLSAILTVTAFHPPPNQFSHYSGPPPQYGSPKPAARHENYCAFVVEKTVSFTVQGGAAPFVKAEYNKCAWGQKCPVLKYCMFYKPMYKVAYKTLTELEWKCCPGYAGVGCTAVYGMKARPIFKGPMPAQKGPMPPFKGPMPAQKDPMSSFKGTMPVHKGPMPPFKWPMPAQKEPVPSYKGHIPAHKGPRPSFKGHYPSKKGTMPYFKGQILRPSHSRNPWNKPQAPSNNMNGYPGPSVGPTFRDTSFEAYPDHQGPEVDHPKPMPDPEDPGHDLISEEPEPITDYQDPQPENHGTIPEHSETEPVPNAQIPSGGSETSLDHDDNSIEDERLDRLEEDVQRLSLGLETLRGTVTGLEDSLRASLREDANWMLSALISAAPSPIAAPSLSRDNSVGFGDLPGGALDIESSDVVGQFPNLADLAEKLSELRADLVAKTSELAELRGVVLVHNNILKSLSGGSVNLTQADFQKVLEALVESKMSEARVAILDGFEKRVESAEKRCEGLVTEVRLQCKDEILNGQDHIEQVQDIRATQLRTELKKLQAQLQHLEPEEGCCIAVSGLTERVVYLEQSVGGLNESQIHLRAELGGHKDHIEGMLEGRLSYVKDKLKITLNQEEVNISKRVSSSLAAQLEGKLKALENRLLAAVEELGNVTAPTLLEGQAVPMLETEVESLREKVEDNLERVQEQLKFIEVHCTSLCIPQPVLTGYAAPLATEEKTSEDIHKKLDGKLDLQAERLNCLNTTLSNLLIQLAEKQEEASLQGEVALLKVTVNSVNRSLSGLQESLCSVIKEVGHTNLTWQEREERLAQQVKGVVQLVGWQASMLGTGERRLTRLKGELQDLRRRVSGELQGCRSTALGVQKEVTEVGGRVTRVEGQCGGLAHLAEDLERIRGQLERHSDGHLSHVNSTLVNHSHQLSKLRDSLQNCTGQSGLTRIAGDNLLATSQQRAEHLTTEPTHPRGDQFAFPTQHRGD; from the exons GAACTACTGTGCATTTGTTGTGGAGAAGACTGTCTCATTCACTGTTCAGGGTGGAGCAGCGCCCTTTGTGAAGGCAGAGTACAACAAGTGTGCCTGGGGTCAGAAATGCCCAGTTCTAAA GTATTGCATGTTCTATAAGCCCATGTACAAAGTGGCATATAAGACTCTGACTGAGCTGGAGTGGAAATGTTGTCCTGGATATGCAGGTGTTGGTTGCACTGCAGTCTATGGAATGAAAGCAAGGCCCATTTTCAAAGGACCAATGCCTGCACAGAAGGGTCCTATGCCTCCTTTCAAAGGGCCAATGCCTGCGCAAAAGGATCCTATGTCTTCTTTTAAAGGGACCATGCCTGTGCATAAGGGTCCTATGCCTCCTTTCAAATGGCCAATGCCTGCGCAGAAGGAACCTGTGCCTTCTTATAAAGGGCACATACCTGCACATAAGGGTCCTAGACCCtcatttaaaggtcattatccctCTAAAAAGGGTACAATGCCTTATTTTAAAGGGCAAATTCTCCGACCCAGCCATAGCAGGAACCCCTGGAATAAACCTCAGGCACCATCTAATAACATGAATggatacccaggccccagtgtTGGGCCCACTTTCCGAGACACCTCATTTGAAGCTTATCCGGACCACCAGGGGCCTGAAGTAGATCATCCCAAACCAATGCCAGACCCTGAAGATCCTGGCCATGATCTAATCTCTGAAGAGCCTGAGCCAATCACAGACTACCAGGACCCTCAGCCAGAAAACCATGGCACTATACCAGAACACAGTGAGACAGAGCCTGTTCCCAATGCACAGATACCCTCTGGTGGTAGTGAAACAAGCCTAG ATCATGATGACAACAGTATTGAAGACGAACGGCTGGATAGGCTAGAGGAGGATGTGCAGAGACTCTCACTTGGTCTTGAGACTCTCCGTGGTACAGTGACAGGCCTGGAGGACAGCTTACGTGCTTCCCTCCGTGAAGATGCCAATTGGATGTTGAGTGCACTCATTTCTGCTGCTCCCAGCCCTATTGCTGCTCCATCTCTTTCCAGAGACAATTCCGTAGGTTTTGGAGATCTGCCTGGAGGTGCACTGGATATTGAAAGTTCAGATGTGGTGGGGCAGTTCCCAAACCTGGCTGATTTAGCTGAAAAGTTATCAGAGCTACGTGCGGATCTAGTTGCGAAGACATCTGAGCTGGCAGAGTTGAGAGGAGTAGTCTTGGTTCACAATAACATCCTTAAAAGTCTATCTGGTGGGTCAGTGAACCTGACTCAAGCTGACTTTCAAAAAGTCCTGGAGGCACTGGTGGAGTCCAAAATGAGTGAGGCTCGGGTAGCAATCCTAGACGGGTTTGAAAAGAGAGTGGAGAGTGCTGAGAAGCGATGCGAAGGTCTGGTGACAGAGGTGCGACTCCAGTGCAAGGACGAAATTTTGAATGGACAGGATCATATTGAGCAAGTCCAAGACATAAGGGCAACACAATTGAGGACAGAACTTAAAAAACTCCAAGCTCAACTTCAGCACCTGGAGCCTGAAGAGGGTTGCTGTATTGCAGTGTCAGGTCTAACTGAAAGGGTAGTTTATCTGGAGCAATCAGTGGGTGGCTTGAATGAATCCCAAATACACCTTCGTGCCGAACTTGGTGGACACAAGGACCATATAGAGGGCATGTTGGAGGGCCGGCTAAGCTATGTCAAAGACAAGCTGAAGATTACACTGAATCAAGAGGAAGTGAACATTAGCAAAAGAGTGTCTAGTAGCCTGGCGGCACAACTTGAGGGAAAGCTAAAGGCTCTTGAAAATCGTCTCTTGGCTGCAGTGGAGGAGCTAGGTAATGTCACTGCACCAACCTTGCTGGAGGGTCAGGCTGTGCCTATGCTGGAAACTGAAGTAGAATCACTCAGAGAAAAAGTGGAAGACAATTTGGAACGTGTTCAGGAGCAGCTCAAATTCATAGAGGTCCACTGTACGTCATTGTGTATTCCACAACCTGTTCTTACAGGATATGCAGCTCCTTTGGCAACTGAAGAGAAAACAAGTGAGGATATCCACAAGAAACTGGATGGGAAACTTGATTTACAAGCAGAGAGATTGAACTGCCTCAACACCACCCTATCCAATCTTCTCATCCAATTAGCAGAGAAACAGGAGGAGGCTAGTCTTCAGGGTGAGGTGGCCCTCCTGAAAGTCACTGTAAACTCTGTTAACAGATCTCTCAGTGGCTTGCAAGAGTCACTTTGTTCTGTGATCAAAGAAGTGGGCCACACCAACCTCACCTggcaagagagagaagagaggctTGCACAGCAGGTGAAGGGTGTGGTGCAGCTAGTGGGATGGCAagcatctatgttgggcactggGGAAAGAAGGTTGACCCGTCTGAAAGGGGAACTCCAGGATCTACGACGCAGAGTGTCCGGAGAACTCCAGGGTTGCCGCTCCACTGCCTTGGGTGTCCAGAAGGAGGTTACTGAAGTCGGGGGTCGTGTAACCCGTGTGGAGGGACAGTGTGGAGGCCTGGCACACCTGGCTGAAGACCTGGAGAGAATTCGAGGACAGCTGGAAAGACACTCTGATGGGCATCTGTCTCATGTAAATAGCACCCTTGTTAACCATTCTCACCAGCTGTCTAAGCTCAGAGACAGCCTCCAAAACTGCACTGGACAATCTGGGTTGACCAGGATAGCAGGGGACAATTTGTTAGCTACATCACAACAAAGGGCAGAACACCTCACAACAGAGCCAACCCATCCAAGAGGTGACCAGTTTGCATTCCCCACACAGCACAGAGGTGACTAG